From the Lytechinus variegatus isolate NC3 chromosome 5, Lvar_3.0, whole genome shotgun sequence genome, the window GATATAATCAATTTCGAACTTTGCAAATGTAGACTTACGCCAGCTAGCGACATGTTCTTGCATCTAAACTGAAAGAGGAGGCACATCGCAGTTTGAAGATATTGATTAGTGCTGTCctgttttattttaatgtatACTATCATGTCTGAATGCAGGGGTGGATAGTGTTAAGGgtaatccccccaaaaaaaaaaaaaaaaaaaataaaataaaaataaaaataaaaataaaaaaatcaacaagtttttattcttctttcctTATGCAATCAAAATTACACctaaatcatttcaaattaatCTAAATAGACAAAAAGTCCTAAAATTAATGTCAGTCGCTCCGCTCACTCGTTTGTTTCTATTCGCTGACATTATGTATGTCCTGAGGCAAAATAAACAAGAAGTCCTGTATATTACCAAACTTAGTAGTATTTTTTCTCGAACATTATTTCTCGTTCTTGTTCTTATTGTCGATTTTCTAGACTTCGACTGCCTTTATACAATAGTTTGTCTCTGGGAAactgttttttcttgtcaaatttacatcagcatcccccactaaaaaaaaatcgttcgcAGGGCCTGAATAGTGTGTTCCAGAATTTACACAATTTCATCTATTTCATTTACTCTTTCGATGattttcattatgttcttcCTCGACGTGTGCCCTTTAATACGATATAAATATCAGTTCTCGTTCTGTCAGATTATACTTTTATATAATATAGGAAATTCCTATTCTGCATCATAATGACATTAATGATCCGAACTTTCATGTATAAGTTCTGTCTTTCTAACACATGATTTTGTCctattttctattattcatCCTACAGCATGCCTTGCCTGTTTCCAGGCATCCCCTTTCGATAACTTTGGTAACTTTGGTGCCTACGGAGACATGAACGACCAAATGGACACACCCGATGCGATGGGCAACGCATATGGAGGCGATATCAACGAGTTCGGAGACACCCCTGACACACCCGACATGGTCGATACCCCGGATGCAGCTGACTTCGATATCTTTGCCATGGCTGCCGCCGCTGCTGGCCAGGCGGCCGGTCAACAAGCAGCCGGTGGCGACTCGGGCGATTACGACAGCGGTGAGGCGGCATATAACGGCATGGGTGGTGGCGGTTTGGGCTACGGAAACTACGGCGGCATGGGTGCTGGTATGGGCGGCGGCGGCAACGGTGTCGGGCTCGGCGGTGGCGCAAACTACAACGGCATGGGTGGCATGGGCGGTTTCATCGGCAACCCAGCCTACGGTTATGACCACAACGACATGTTCGAGAACGACCCCGGTATGCTCAACGCTCGACGCTCATCCAAGGGACGTGGTGTTGGAATTGCAATCGCCACCATCGGCTTGGTCGTCGGGGCAGCCACCATCGCCATCGTCATCATCCGAAAACAGAGGCAGAATAACATGCAGAGTTTATAAGTGATATAGACTtgcagtgtgtgtgtgttacaCACATCGGACAATACTGACTCTTTATTTTTGTACGAACatattattatacatgttatagatAGCCTGAAAGTTATATCGTCATCGCAACTGTCTTGTAAACCTGCTACAAacaatcaaatattcatttttacgAAATATGCAAAACTTCTTTCCAAGAGGAGGAATTGATGAATGAGAAGAAGTGAATGTATCAACTTAAAAGAAAGTATAGGGAATGAACTCTAATCTGCTAAATACCAAGGAAATTAGTATTTAACCATCCCTGTCTGCTGGTCGGCTATCATTCTAGTCCTTTGACTTCCTCGATTATTACAAAGTAGTAAAGCCCATCTCATCTTTCTACACGCCTCTGATCGTGCTACGAACTTTGAGAGACCGGAATTTAGACGATAGTCGATGGACATTCTTCTTACTTTCTATTTATCGTCTGAAATTAAGTAactcattataatcattaaccGCTCAAATATCAAAAGTCACCAGCGCATTACTTTTAGGATATATAGCTTTCATCAATCCAAcaatcacttattttttttttaatttccctttcAACAATCATTGTGTGTTATCACGATGACACAATCTATAAATGTGTATTCATTGGTCAAATGGTATGAccttttttgtatattttgaaatataatctgatgtatgatttgaataaatccaTATTGGGTGAATTTTTGTTATTGTGTAAGCAAGTGACGCCATGAACCCAATCATTCTTTCTTAAGAAAATACATATGTGTCTGCGAACTTATTTTGTCATTTCCGACTTCTTGTtgtatttttacagattttttcGATTTGATCATTGCCTGATTAGAAAACAAACGCTCTTAGAAATATTTGGTAAATGATACATAACGAAGAATATACGATCTacattcaatttttacaaatgcATTCCTAAATtaatttggtgttcatttggGTTAATCATAAACTTCACACTGTACAAAATCGTACCAGGATTGGATTGGGACATTTTCAGAAGTTTGAAAGACGGACGGCATTTCACAACCTTGTGCATTTATCATGTCTATTATCATGTCTCTTATTACTACTGGCTCAATTTAATCGTAAAAAGGTGGATGACAACtagaataaaaattaaaaaagcatCATTTGCAGCAAAATGAGAGCGGAACATTAATGGGTTAGATTAGGGGAAGAGATAAAGAAAGGGGAGAGTAACAAGAcaataaaattaaatggaatAAAGGGATcggaaaacaaaagaaaggggGGAATGGGGGAAAATGAAAggaatcaaaataaaaactgTCATTCGCCACTTCTTTCAAATTCATTTCTCCTCCTTATTTTCCTATCCAATTGTTGGGTACCTGAAAACTTAATAGAAATTTTGGTAAAACACTTTACAGTGCGGTAAAATCACTTAAAAATCAATCCAAGTTGATATCTATTACAAATGTTAATTACAACAGATTCAATttgaaagattgaaaatatgatataggcctatgtgagggtgtgtgtgggcgagtttgttgttttgtgtgatcgagtgcctttggaacgttgattcaagattttgccccccccccctcccaattttaaaaatggatcgacgccccagCTAATTAGCCCTTACAAGTAAAAGTCAGAATATCAACCAAGATGAGTTTAAAAAacctattaaaaaaagtattacaCAATGTTTGATAGAATCGCAATAGCCACGAACACTTTTCAATAATTGATGAGTGTATACGTCATAGTTCCTTGGTGGATTTTCACCCCCAAAGTACTTGAAACCTCTCACCGCACCTGTATTTCTCTTTCAACTATTGTATTATACCATCCCATTCACTCAAATCACTTCCCCTTTATCAATAATAGCCATTTCTGCTATCTTGAGTAGATGAATATCAGTGTAAACAAAACGGCACTGATGATCGGCCGCTCAGTGGATCGTCTTTAAACACCAGTGATGATGAAACAAAGTCTCCTCGTGTCATCACGTTCCATTAGCTGGAGATGATATTAAGTTTTGGAACGTTTGGATTCCTTGTATTGTTTTGGAAAGAGGCGTAATGTGTATTAAAAACATAcgggtgtgcccccccccccgcgccaCTTCACCCTTCCAAACTTTAGAAGAGCATGCTGAATTCTGATAACAAATCTATGCGCCATTTTGTTTGAGCAGCGATGTTCTTCCTTTAACATCACAACATTATTCTCGTAAAagtaaatgtaaaattttagtGAAATAATGATAGatattcaaatgttcattaTAATCTTCTAGTTTATCCCTTCTCCCACTTTTTCTCCTCCTACTTTTATACCTCCTACGCCTGGTCATTATCACCATCTTTATCATgcttatcacaatcatcatcatcaccaccatcatcaacatcattatcatcatcatcatcaatatcctcatcatca encodes:
- the LOC121416022 gene encoding glycine-rich cell wall structural protein 1-like; translation: MQTFLFSCVFMACLACFQASPFDNFGNFGAYGDMNDQMDTPDAMGNAYGGDINEFGDTPDTPDMVDTPDAADFDIFAMAAAAAGQAAGQQAAGGDSGDYDSGEAAYNGMGGGGLGYGNYGGMGAGMGGGGNGVGLGGGANYNGMGGMGGFIGNPAYGYDHNDMFENDPGMLNARRSSKGRGVGIAIATIGLVVGAATIAIVIIRKQRQNNMQSL